CTGAACCTCTTGAACAGCAAAGAGTTCCAAAACATCAAGCCCAAGGGTTATGATCTGGTTTTGAACAACGTGGACGAAGACATGCGCAAAGCCAAGGCTCCGGTTGTTCTCTACGTGCTCAAATCCACCGCTGAAGTGATGGGAACGGATTTGGACAGCGCCAGCATGGAAATTGGCTCATCCGGCAGCCACGACCCCAGAATGGCAGGCAAGCCCTTTATTTCTCTCAGTTTTACCACCAAGGGCGCGCGCAAATTTGCCAACGTGACCGGTGATAATATCAAGGAAAGACTGGCAATCGTGGTTGACAATACAGTTTATTCCGCTCCTGTCATCCAAGATAGGATTGGAGAAGGAAAAGCCACCATCACAGGCCAGTTTACAATGGACGAAGCACGCTCTTTGGCTATTCTTTTGAACAACAAAAGCCTGAGCGCCCCCATCGAGGTGAAGAGCTCGAACCAAGTTTCTGCCACCCTGGGCGCGGACAGCGTGAAAAGCGGACTGATGGCAGGCCTGATCGGCATCATCGCCGTGGTGATTTTTATACTCATTTATTATAAACTGAGCGGTCTTTTGGCAAACATCGCGTTGGTTTTTAACGTTGGATTTATCCTGGCGATGCTCACAGCCTTTGGTGGAACTCTCACCATGCCTGGTATTGCTGGTATCATTCTGACCATCGGCATGGCTGTGGACGCCAACGTGTTGATTTTTGAACGCATCCGCGAAGAACTTGAAGCTGGCAAAAACCCGCGCTCCGCTGCTGATGCCGGATTTAAACGCGCCACCATCACGATTTGGGACGCGAACCTCACCACCCTGATCGCGGCGTTTGTGCTCTATCAATTTGGCACCGGTCCCGTTCGTGGATTCGCGCTCACGCTCACCATAGGAATAGTGAGTTCCATCTTCACCGCCATCGTTTTCGTGCGCTGGCTGATGGACAAAACCTTGTTGAGCCGAAACCGTGAAAAACTGAGCATCTAAGGAGAGAAAAATGAGACTTTTTAATAACAGCAATTTCGCCTTCGTTCAGCATAGAAAAGTTTTTTACATCATTTCAGTAATCTTACTGCTTGTCTCCTTGGCCGGTGTGATTGTGAAAGGATTGAATTGGAGCACAGACTTCAAAGGTGGTGTGAGCACCATCGTGAATCTCAAGGCAAAAGATCCGTCTGTGGAGCCCCTGCACATTGATCAGCTTCGTAAGGTTATCAATGACGCCGGTTTTAAGGATACCGAGATCCAGTTTATCGGCAGCCGAGAGGATTGCACCTTCCAGATTAAAATGGGCGGAGAAGATGATCAAGCCATTAAAGAACAACTTCTTAAGGTGCTGAATAAAGATTTGGCTGATTATACCAAAAACCGCGACATGGACGATGAAGTGATTCAGGAATTCAACACAGTTGGCGCCAGAGCAGGAATGGAAATGCGCAACAAAGCCGTCATGGCGGTTGGCATTGCGCTGGTCTTGATGGTGATTTACGTTGGAATCCGTTTTGAATTCACCTTCGGTCTGATGGCGATTTTGGCACTTTTCCACGACGTTTTTATCATTGTGGGCGTGTTTGCCTGGTCAGGAAAAGAAATCACAATGACCATCATCGCGGCGCTGCTCACCATTGTGGGTTATTCCATCAATGACACCATCGTGATTTTCGACCGCATCCGTGAAGACCTCAAAATATATCGGAAAGATGACATACCCACGATTTTCAATCGTTCCATCAATGCCACGCTCAGCCGCACCGTGATTACAGCCGGAACCACACTGCTCACCTCACTGGCATTGTATTTCTTTGGCGGTCCCGTGATTCACGACTTTGCCTTGGCAATGAGCCTGGGAATCCTCTTTGGAACCTATTCCTCCATTTTTGTGGCCAGCAACCTTGTTTTGGATGCCATTAAGGGTACAAAACGGGAACGGCGCGCAGTGAAGCAAATGACCAAAAAATCATAATAAAACTCAAAACAATAAAACGAAGCCGACTCCGAAATGAGCCGGCTTCTTTTTTTAGCTAAAAGCTGGGAAGAAAATTTGCATTGACAAGCAGGCAAGGAGCTTAAAAATGGATTACAATTGTCAAATACGGTAAAAAAACATGAAAAATAAGATAATTACGATACTCGCCCTGCTTTTGCTGGTTTCTGCTCTTGCCAGTGACGAACTGAGCGACAAACAGAAGCAACTGGATAAGATTCAAAAAGATATGCAGCAGGCGCAGAACAAGATTTCGCAAAACGAAACCAAGAAGAAGAAGAACGAGACGGTGATTAAAAATGTCAAGCTGCAAAAACAGAAGACTGACGTTGAATTGCGCCGCAGCCAGAAAACCGCCCAGGAAAAATTGCAGGATCTGAATTCGGTTACTTCCGAGCTTCAGAGCGTGGAACAACATATTCGCGGGCTCAGATCAATGCAGGCGGATCAACTGGACAAAATGGTGCGCCTCTCCCGTAAAGAGCGTGCTTTGGGAATTGTTCAAAAAAATCAGCGTCCTCTTTCTGTGATGGCTGTGCAGACCACCCAAGAGCTCAACAACTTGGGAGACACACAATATTCACTTTCTCATGAACAGCGTAACCGGGTGCATCAATACAGTCTTGCCAGCATGGATCTCAAGGAAAAATCAACCGCCAGCGGCAAGCTGGACAAGCAGGCAAAAAATCTGCAGGCGGAGCAAAACAAGCTCACCCGGGAACAGCAGCAACTGGAAAACCGCATCGCCAAGTTGCAGAAGGACAAGGCTCAACTGGAATCGCTGATTGCCAGCCTCACCAGCAAACCGAAACCTGATGGGCTGGAGCCCACTGCCAGCAAGTTCAGCGCCCGCACCATTGCCTGGCCTCTGAAGGGACGCATTATCCGCAGTTACGGTCAGGAAACCAAAGCCTACAACACATCTGTGGTCTCGAACGGGATTGATATTGCGGTGGCTGAATGGACCGGTGTGTCGGCAGCGGCGGATGGAACTGTCATCTTTTCAGGCTCCTACGGTGGGCAGGGAAAACTGCTGATTATTGATCACAACAACGGTTTCTTCACTGTTTACGGATATAATAATGAGCTTTTGGTCTCCACCGGTACCGTGGTCAAAAAAGGCCAAACCATTGCCAAATCTGGCATGACGGGTTCCGCAATCGAGCCTTCGCTGCATTTTGAAGTTCGCAAGGACGGCAAGGCGGTCAATCCGCTTTCCTACCTGGAATAGAAAAAGGATAGGTTTAATGCGACTTTTGGTGCAGCCCTCCATCAGAAAGCTGGAAAAGACTATCTTAAAAAATGACTTTAAAGATAAAACCTTTCTACATTACACCGGTGGGATGTATGGCATCGGCTGCACAGTTTCCTCCCAGGGAGCGATTCGGAGAATTCTGCGCTTGAAAGGGCGCGACGACCATAAAGGCCTCATCGTTCTGGTTCCGCATCTGGATTGGTTTGAGGAAGAGGGGGTTCATATTCCGCCCCGGCTGTTGCCGCTCATGGAACAATATTGGCCTGGAAACCTGAGCCTGGCTTTTAAATGTGATGATCCGCGTTTTGAACATCTGGCAGTGAATGGCAAAGTTGCCTTCCGTGTTCCCAAGGATGATATGTTGCGTTTCATCATCGAACTTTTGGACGAACCCATCATCAGCACCAGCGTGAACATTGCAAAACTGCCTCCGGAAAATGACCTGAAAAAGCTGACCAGCATCTATGAAAATTGGTTCGACTATGGCTTTCTGCCCGGCAAAATACAAACGAATCCAGATTCTTTGCCATCCACACTGGTGGAATATATCGGCAGCGATGAAAAAGGTGGGGAAGAGCTGAAATGCCTCAGGGAAGGCGCGATTGCGTTTTATGGGGTGAAAAGCTCTTTTGAAAAACCCAGTATCATGTTCGTTTGTACCGCAAATATCTGCCGCAGCCCGATGGCGGAAAAGCTGTTTAATCATCAAGCTGCCAAGCAGGGTCTGGATTTTCTGGGGGATTCCTGCGGACTTTTGCCCGGTGGCGAAAGCATTTCCGCGGGTTCTTTGCAATTGCTTCTGGAAAATGGAATCCTGGAAGCCAAGGATCATATTTCCAAAACCTGCAGCCCGGAGATGGTTCAATCCAGTCGCTTGGTTTTGACCATGGAAGCCCGCCATCGAGATTTTTTGCGGAGTAATGCACCCGATATGGCGGAAAAGATTTTGACTTTGAACGAATACCTGGGTTTTGAGGGTGACATTGCCGATCCTTACGGTTCCAACATCGATTATTATCGCGAAACTTTTGAAATAATACAAGATAGAATCCTGCGCTTGGTGCAAAAACTTAAAAACCACAAGGCCGGAAGCGTGGAAAAAATTGGAGAAATAGATGGAAATTAAAGTTACACCCGAAATGATTGAAGCCCATGGCATCAGCCCTGAAGAATATGCCATGATTCTGGAAATACTGGGGCGCGAACCCAACCATCTGGAGCTTGGGATATTCAGCGTAATGTACAGCGAACACGCCAGTTATAAGAATTCCATCCTCCAGATAAAAACACTGCCTCGGGATGGAAA
The Candidatus Cloacimonadota bacterium DNA segment above includes these coding regions:
- the secD gene encoding protein translocase subunit SecD, whose amino-acid sequence is MKKLSWLAPVSILIFVLVTLVFLSPLVFSEDSTWFIKKRLNLGLDLKGGTQTVLTVNTTGMSEKDAKEAVDGNMRIIRSRIDQFGVAEPVIQRSGENDILVQLPGVKNPRAAADLLTKSAELVFKLVVSGEDAQRFVDQVDGILQSNLSSFPELAKLEAEYREIDKKESKMPKQDVAEDNPNIADTEETEEAEEREYVSDGSSGVFKSLLTDIQGDFAVRFDDYELMLNLLNSKEFQNIKPKGYDLVLNNVDEDMRKAKAPVVLYVLKSTAEVMGTDLDSASMEIGSSGSHDPRMAGKPFISLSFTTKGARKFANVTGDNIKERLAIVVDNTVYSAPVIQDRIGEGKATITGQFTMDEARSLAILLNNKSLSAPIEVKSSNQVSATLGADSVKSGLMAGLIGIIAVVIFILIYYKLSGLLANIALVFNVGFILAMLTAFGGTLTMPGIAGIILTIGMAVDANVLIFERIREELEAGKNPRSAADAGFKRATITIWDANLTTLIAAFVLYQFGTGPVRGFALTLTIGIVSSIFTAIVFVRWLMDKTLLSRNREKLSI
- the secF gene encoding protein translocase subunit SecF, which codes for MRLFNNSNFAFVQHRKVFYIISVILLLVSLAGVIVKGLNWSTDFKGGVSTIVNLKAKDPSVEPLHIDQLRKVINDAGFKDTEIQFIGSREDCTFQIKMGGEDDQAIKEQLLKVLNKDLADYTKNRDMDDEVIQEFNTVGARAGMEMRNKAVMAVGIALVLMVIYVGIRFEFTFGLMAILALFHDVFIIVGVFAWSGKEITMTIIAALLTIVGYSINDTIVIFDRIREDLKIYRKDDIPTIFNRSINATLSRTVITAGTTLLTSLALYFFGGPVIHDFALAMSLGILFGTYSSIFVASNLVLDAIKGTKRERRAVKQMTKKS
- a CDS encoding peptidoglycan DD-metalloendopeptidase family protein, with product MKNKIITILALLLLVSALASDELSDKQKQLDKIQKDMQQAQNKISQNETKKKKNETVIKNVKLQKQKTDVELRRSQKTAQEKLQDLNSVTSELQSVEQHIRGLRSMQADQLDKMVRLSRKERALGIVQKNQRPLSVMAVQTTQELNNLGDTQYSLSHEQRNRVHQYSLASMDLKEKSTASGKLDKQAKNLQAEQNKLTREQQQLENRIAKLQKDKAQLESLIASLTSKPKPDGLEPTASKFSARTIAWPLKGRIIRSYGQETKAYNTSVVSNGIDIAVAEWTGVSAAADGTVIFSGSYGGQGKLLIIDHNNGFFTVYGYNNELLVSTGTVVKKGQTIAKSGMTGSAIEPSLHFEVRKDGKAVNPLSYLE
- a CDS encoding protein tyrosine phosphatase, which gives rise to MRLLVQPSIRKLEKTILKNDFKDKTFLHYTGGMYGIGCTVSSQGAIRRILRLKGRDDHKGLIVLVPHLDWFEEEGVHIPPRLLPLMEQYWPGNLSLAFKCDDPRFEHLAVNGKVAFRVPKDDMLRFIIELLDEPIISTSVNIAKLPPENDLKKLTSIYENWFDYGFLPGKIQTNPDSLPSTLVEYIGSDEKGGEELKCLREGAIAFYGVKSSFEKPSIMFVCTANICRSPMAEKLFNHQAAKQGLDFLGDSCGLLPGGESISAGSLQLLLENGILEAKDHISKTCSPEMVQSSRLVLTMEARHRDFLRSNAPDMAEKILTLNEYLGFEGDIADPYGSNIDYYRETFEIIQDRILRLVQKLKNHKAGSVEKIGEIDGN